The following proteins are co-located in the Rhea pennata isolate bPtePen1 chromosome 2, bPtePen1.pri, whole genome shotgun sequence genome:
- the PIP4P2 gene encoding type 2 phosphatidylinositol 4,5-bisphosphate 4-phosphatase: MAAEGADERSPLLSAPSSGSVTPTAPPYLPDSSPRAELPPPYTAIASPDASGVPVINCRVCQSLINLDGKLHQHVVKCTVCNEATPIKNPPSGKKYVRCQCNCLLICKDTSRKIGCPRPNCRRIITLGPVMLIPEEQPAQPALPVQPDGTRVVCGHCGNTFLWMELRFNTLAKCPHCKKISSVGSALPRRRCCAYITIGMICIFIGVGLTVGTQDFARRYHATYVSWAIAYLLGLICLIRACYWGAIKVSYPEHSFA, translated from the exons ATGGCCGCCGAGGGGGCGGACGAGCGCTCCCCGCTGCTGTCGGCGCCCAGCTCCGGCAGTGTCACCCCCACGGCGCCGCCGTACCTGCCGGACAGCAGCCCCCGCG CAGAGCTTCCTCCTCCATATACTGCAATTGCAAGTCCAGATGCCAGTGGTGTTCCTGTAATAAACTGCCGCGTGTGCCAATCACTAATCAATTTGGATGGCAAGCTACACCAACATGTTGTTAAGTGCACAGTTTGCAATGAAGCTACg CCAATCAAAAATCCTCCTTCAGGGAAGAAGTATGTTAGATGTCAATGTAATTGTCTGCTTATCTGTAAGGATACATCTCGGAAAATAGGCTGTCCGCGACCAAACTG TAGACGCATCATTACTCTTGGTCCAGTAATGCTGATTCCAGAAGAGCAGCCAGCTCAGCCTGCCTTGCCAGTTCAACCAGACGGAACAAGAGTGGTGTGTGGGCACTGTGGAAATACGTTCCTT TGGATGGAACTGAGGTTTAACACACTGGCAAAATGCCCacactgcaaaaaaat TTCTTCTGTTGGAAGTGCACTGCCACGGAGACGCTGCTGTGCATACATTACAATTGGAATGATATGCATCTTCATTGGAGTTGGATTAACT gttGGGACACAAGATTTTGCCAGACGATATCATGCAACATATGTTTCCTGGGCTATTGCTTATCTCCTAGGTTTAATCTGCCTCATTCGAGCTTGCTACTGGGGAGCCATAAAAGTCAGTTATCCAGAGCATAGTTTTGCATAG